In Mustela nigripes isolate SB6536 chromosome 2, MUSNIG.SB6536, whole genome shotgun sequence, a single window of DNA contains:
- the MFN1 gene encoding mitofusin-1 isoform X2, whose translation MAETASPLKHFVLAKRAITTIFDQLLEFVTEGSYFVEATYRNPELDQVATEDDLIEIQGYRNKLSIIGEVLSRRHMKVAFFGRTSSGKSSVINAMLWDKVLPSGIGHTTNCFLSVEGTDGDKAYLMTEGSDEKKSVKTVNQLAHALHMDKDLKAGCLVHVFWPKAKCALLRDDLVLVDSPGTDVTTELDSWIDKFCLDADVFVLVANSESTLMNTEKQFFHKVNERLSKPNIFILNNRWDASASEPEYMEDVRRQHMERCLHFLVEELKVVDPLEAQNRIFFVSAKEVLSARKHKAQGMPEGGGALAEGFQARLQEFQNFEQIFEECISQSAVKTKFEQHTIRAKQILDTVKNIMDSVNVAAAEKRVYSMEEREDQIDRLDFIRNQMNLLTLDVKKKIRAVTEEVANKVSSAMTDEICRLSVLVDEFCSEFHPTPSVLKVYKNELNKHIEDGMGRNLADRCTNEVNASMLQSQQEIIENLKPLLPTGIQNKLHTLIPCKKFDLSYDLNCHKLCSDFQEDIVFRFSLGWSSLVHRFLGPVNAQRVLLGLSEPIFQLPRSLASTPTAPTNPATPDSASQEELMVTLITGLASLTSRTSMGIIVVGGVIWKTVGWKLISVSLSMYGALYLYERLTWTTRAKERAFKQQFVNYATEKLQMIVSFTSANCSHQVQQEMATTFARLCQQVDITQKHLEEEIARLSKEIDQLEKIQNNSKFLRNKAVQLENELENFTKQFLHSSNEEES comes from the exons ATGGCAGAAACTGCTTCTCCACTGAAGCACTTTGTGCTGGCTAAGAGGGCAATTACTACAATCTTCGACCAATTACTGGAGTTTGTTACTGAAGGATCCTATTTTGTTGAAG CAACATACAGGAATCCAGAACTTGATCAAGTAGCTACTGAGGATGATCTGATAGAAATACAGGGTTATAGAAACAAGCTTTCCATCATTGGTGAGGTGCTGTCTCGGAGACATATGAAAGTGGCATTTTTTGGCAG GACAAGCAGTGGGAAGAGCTCTGTTATCAATGCAATGTTATGGGATAAAGTCCTCCCTAGTGGGATTGGCCATACAACCAATTGCTTCCTGAGTGTTGAAGGAACTGATGGAGATAAAGCCTATCTTATGACAGAAGGATCAGATGAAAAAAAGAGTGTGAAG ACAGTTAATCAGCTGGCTCATGCCCTTCATATGGACAAAGACTTGAAAGCTGGCTGTCTTGTACATGTATTTTGGCCAAAGGCAAAATGTGCCCTCTTGAGAGATGACCTGGTTTTAGTGGACAG TCCCGGTACAGATGTCACTACAGAGCTGGATAGCTGGATTGATAAGTTTTGCTTAGATGCTGATGTCTTCGTTTTGGTAGCAAACTCTGAATCAACACTAATGAACACG GAAAAGCAATTTTTTCACAAGGTAAATGAACGACTTTCCAAgcctaatattttcattttgaataatcGTTGGGATGCCTCTGCATCAGAGCCAGAGTATATGGAAGAC GTACGTAGacagcacatggaaagatgtctGCATTTCTTGGTGGAGGAGCTTAAAGTTGTGGATCCTTTAGAGGCACAGAAtcgtattttctttgtttctgcaaAGGAAGTTCTTAGTGCTAGAAAGCACAAAGCACAGGGAATGCCAGAAGGTG GTGGGGCACTTGCTGAAGGATTTCAGGCGAGATTACAGGAGTTTCAGAATTTTGAACAAATCTTCGAG GAGTGTATCTCGCAGTCAGCAGTGAAAACAAAGTTTGAACAGCACACTATCAGAGCTAAACAGATACTAGATACTGTGAAAAACATAATGGATTCAGTAAACGTGGCAGCAGCAGAGAAAAG GGTTTATTCAATGGAAGAGAGGGAAGATCAAATTGATAGACTGGACTTTATCCGAAACCAGATGAATCTTTTAACACTggatgttaagaaaaaaatcagggcaGTTACAGAAGAGGTGGCAAACAAG GTTTCCAGTGCAATGACAGATGAAATTTGTCGACTCTCTGTTTTAGTTGATGAATTTTGTTCTGAGTTTCATCCTACTCCAAGTGTattgaaagtatataaaaat GAGTTAAATAAGCACATAGAAGATGGTATGGGAAGAAATTTGGCGGATCGGTGTACCAATGAAGTCAATGCTTCAATGCTTCAGTCCCAGCAAGAAATAATTG AAAATTTGAAGCCATTACTTCCAACTGGTATACAAAATAAACTACATACACTGATTCCTTGCAAGAAATTTGATCTCAGCTATGACCTAAATTGCCACAAGTTATGTTCAGATTTTCAAGAGGATATTGTATTTCGTTTTTCCCTGGGCTGGTCTTCCCTTGTCCATCGTTTCTTGGGCCCAGTGAATGCTCAGAGGGTGTTGCTAGGATTATCAGAACCCATCTTCcag CTTCCCAGATCTTTAGCCTCTACTCCCACTGCTCCAACCAATCCAGCAACTCCAGACAGTGCATCACAGGAAGAACTCATGGTCACCTTAATAACAGGATTAGCTTCTCTCACATCTAGAACTTCTATGGGCATCATAGTTGTTGGAGGAGTG ATCTGGAAAACTGTAGGGTGGAAACTCATATCTGTTTCATTAAGTATGTATGGAGCTTTGTATCTTTATGAGAGGCTGACCTGGACCACAcgtgccaaggagagagcctttAAACAGCAGTTTGTGAACTATGCAACGGAAAAACTGCAGATGATTGTTAGTTTCACCAGTGCAAACTGTAGCCATCAAGTACAACA ggaaatGGCAACCACTTTTGCTCGCCTGTGCCAACAAGTTGATATTACACAGAAACATCTGGAAGAAGAAATTGCTAGATTATCCAAAGAAATAGATCAGTtggagaaaatacaaaacaattcgAAGTTCTTAAG
- the MFN1 gene encoding mitofusin-1 isoform X1 encodes MAETASPLKHFVLAKRAITTIFDQLLEFVTEGSYFVEATYRNPELDQVATEDDLIEIQGYRNKLSIIGEVLSRRHMKVAFFGRTSSGKSSVINAMLWDKVLPSGIGHTTNCFLSVEGTDGDKAYLMTEGSDEKKSVKTVNQLAHALHMDKDLKAGCLVHVFWPKAKCALLRDDLVLVDSPGTDVTTELDSWIDKFCLDADVFVLVANSESTLMNTEKQFFHKVNERLSKPNIFILNNRWDASASEPEYMEDVRRQHMERCLHFLVEELKVVDPLEAQNRIFFVSAKEVLSARKHKAQGMPEGGGALAEGFQARLQEFQNFEQIFEECISQSAVKTKFEQHTIRAKQILDTVKNIMDSVNVAAAEKRVYSMEEREDQIDRLDFIRNQMNLLTLDVKKKIRAVTEEVANKVSSAMTDEICRLSVLVDEFCSEFHPTPSVLKVYKNELNKHIEDGMGRNLADRCTNEVNASMLQSQQEIIENLKPLLPTGIQNKLHTLIPCKKFDLSYDLNCHKLCSDFQEDIVFRFSLGWSSLVHRFLGPVNAQRVLLGLSEPIFQYIPRNEIAGPCGNSMFNFLRNCQTVFQSSYTILHSHQQYIKLPRSLASTPTAPTNPATPDSASQEELMVTLITGLASLTSRTSMGIIVVGGVIWKTVGWKLISVSLSMYGALYLYERLTWTTRAKERAFKQQFVNYATEKLQMIVSFTSANCSHQVQQEMATTFARLCQQVDITQKHLEEEIARLSKEIDQLEKIQNNSKFLRNKAVQLENELENFTKQFLHSSNEEES; translated from the exons ATGGCAGAAACTGCTTCTCCACTGAAGCACTTTGTGCTGGCTAAGAGGGCAATTACTACAATCTTCGACCAATTACTGGAGTTTGTTACTGAAGGATCCTATTTTGTTGAAG CAACATACAGGAATCCAGAACTTGATCAAGTAGCTACTGAGGATGATCTGATAGAAATACAGGGTTATAGAAACAAGCTTTCCATCATTGGTGAGGTGCTGTCTCGGAGACATATGAAAGTGGCATTTTTTGGCAG GACAAGCAGTGGGAAGAGCTCTGTTATCAATGCAATGTTATGGGATAAAGTCCTCCCTAGTGGGATTGGCCATACAACCAATTGCTTCCTGAGTGTTGAAGGAACTGATGGAGATAAAGCCTATCTTATGACAGAAGGATCAGATGAAAAAAAGAGTGTGAAG ACAGTTAATCAGCTGGCTCATGCCCTTCATATGGACAAAGACTTGAAAGCTGGCTGTCTTGTACATGTATTTTGGCCAAAGGCAAAATGTGCCCTCTTGAGAGATGACCTGGTTTTAGTGGACAG TCCCGGTACAGATGTCACTACAGAGCTGGATAGCTGGATTGATAAGTTTTGCTTAGATGCTGATGTCTTCGTTTTGGTAGCAAACTCTGAATCAACACTAATGAACACG GAAAAGCAATTTTTTCACAAGGTAAATGAACGACTTTCCAAgcctaatattttcattttgaataatcGTTGGGATGCCTCTGCATCAGAGCCAGAGTATATGGAAGAC GTACGTAGacagcacatggaaagatgtctGCATTTCTTGGTGGAGGAGCTTAAAGTTGTGGATCCTTTAGAGGCACAGAAtcgtattttctttgtttctgcaaAGGAAGTTCTTAGTGCTAGAAAGCACAAAGCACAGGGAATGCCAGAAGGTG GTGGGGCACTTGCTGAAGGATTTCAGGCGAGATTACAGGAGTTTCAGAATTTTGAACAAATCTTCGAG GAGTGTATCTCGCAGTCAGCAGTGAAAACAAAGTTTGAACAGCACACTATCAGAGCTAAACAGATACTAGATACTGTGAAAAACATAATGGATTCAGTAAACGTGGCAGCAGCAGAGAAAAG GGTTTATTCAATGGAAGAGAGGGAAGATCAAATTGATAGACTGGACTTTATCCGAAACCAGATGAATCTTTTAACACTggatgttaagaaaaaaatcagggcaGTTACAGAAGAGGTGGCAAACAAG GTTTCCAGTGCAATGACAGATGAAATTTGTCGACTCTCTGTTTTAGTTGATGAATTTTGTTCTGAGTTTCATCCTACTCCAAGTGTattgaaagtatataaaaat GAGTTAAATAAGCACATAGAAGATGGTATGGGAAGAAATTTGGCGGATCGGTGTACCAATGAAGTCAATGCTTCAATGCTTCAGTCCCAGCAAGAAATAATTG AAAATTTGAAGCCATTACTTCCAACTGGTATACAAAATAAACTACATACACTGATTCCTTGCAAGAAATTTGATCTCAGCTATGACCTAAATTGCCACAAGTTATGTTCAGATTTTCAAGAGGATATTGTATTTCGTTTTTCCCTGGGCTGGTCTTCCCTTGTCCATCGTTTCTTGGGCCCAGTGAATGCTCAGAGGGTGTTGCTAGGATTATCAGAACCCATCTTCcag tatatacctaggaatgaaattgCTGGGCCATGCGGTAACTCcatgtttaactttctgaggaactgccaaactgttttccaaagcagctacaccattttacattcccaccagcagtatattAAG CTTCCCAGATCTTTAGCCTCTACTCCCACTGCTCCAACCAATCCAGCAACTCCAGACAGTGCATCACAGGAAGAACTCATGGTCACCTTAATAACAGGATTAGCTTCTCTCACATCTAGAACTTCTATGGGCATCATAGTTGTTGGAGGAGTG ATCTGGAAAACTGTAGGGTGGAAACTCATATCTGTTTCATTAAGTATGTATGGAGCTTTGTATCTTTATGAGAGGCTGACCTGGACCACAcgtgccaaggagagagcctttAAACAGCAGTTTGTGAACTATGCAACGGAAAAACTGCAGATGATTGTTAGTTTCACCAGTGCAAACTGTAGCCATCAAGTACAACA ggaaatGGCAACCACTTTTGCTCGCCTGTGCCAACAAGTTGATATTACACAGAAACATCTGGAAGAAGAAATTGCTAGATTATCCAAAGAAATAGATCAGTtggagaaaatacaaaacaattcgAAGTTCTTAAG